A stretch of the Vitis riparia cultivar Riparia Gloire de Montpellier isolate 1030 chromosome 13, EGFV_Vit.rip_1.0, whole genome shotgun sequence genome encodes the following:
- the LOC117928106 gene encoding diphosphomevalonate decarboxylase 1, which translates to MAADSSQKWILMTTAQTPTNIAVIKYWGKRDEALILAVNDSISVTLDPQHLCTTTTVAVSPMFQSDRMWLNGKEISLSGGRYQNCLREIRSRASKIEDEKKGIKITKKDWEKLHVHIASYNNFPTAAGLASSAAGFACLVFSLAKLMNVQEDQGKLSAIARQGSGSACRSLYGGFVKWVMGNEENGSDSIAVQLQDEKHWDELVIIIAVVSSRQKETSSTSGMRDSVETSLLLQHRAKEVVPKRIIEMEEAIKNRDFPSFARLTCADSNQFHAVCLDTSPPIFYMSDTSHRIISCVEKWNRSEGTPQVAYTFDAGPNAVLIARDRKVAANLLQRLLYYFPPHSDTDLNSYVIGDKSILGDVGVEEMKDVEALPPPPETKDQIPAQKQRGAVSYFICTRPGKGPVLLSDESQALLNPESGLPK; encoded by the exons ATGGCTGCTGATTCATCTCAGAAATGGATACTCATGACTACGGCCCAAACCCCCACCAATATAGCCGTGATCAAGTACTGGGGCAAGAGGGATGAAGCCCTGATTTTGGCCGTCAATGATAGCATCAGCGTCACACTTGATCCCCAGCACCTCTGCACCACTACCACTGTTGCTGTCAGTCCTATGTTTCAATCTGATCGCATGTGGCTTAATGGCAAG GAGATTTCCCTTTCTGGTGGTAGATACCAAAATTGTTTGAGGGAAATCCGCTCCCGAGCTAGCAAAATTGAGGATGAGAAGAAGGGtattaaaatcacaaaaaagGACTGGGAGAAATTGCATGTGCACATTGCTTCATACAACAATTTCCCCACTGCCGCTGGATTGGCTTCCTCAGCAGCTGGTTTTGCCTGCCTTG TTTTTTCCCTTGCAAAGCTAATGAATGTACAAGAAGATCAGGGGAAGCTTTCTGCTATTGCAAG GCAAGGTTCAGGCAGTGCTTGTCGCAGTTTATATGGGGGCTTCGTCAAGTGGGTCATGGGAAAT GAGGAGAATGGAAGTGACAGCATTGCAGTACAACTTCAAGATGAGAAGCACTGGGATGaacttgttattattattgccGTG GTAAGTTCACGGCAGAAGGAAACAAGTAGCACCTCAGGAATGCGTGATAGCGTTGAGACAAGTTTGCTTCTACAACATAGAGCAAAG GAAGTTGTTCCAAAACGCATAATTGAAATGGAAGAAGCCATAAAAAATCGTGATTTCCCGTCTTTTGCCCGTCTGACTTGCGCTGACAGTAATCAGTTCCATGCTGTCTGCCTGGATACAAGCCCTCCCATATTCTACATGAGTGATACATCCCATAG GATAATCAGCTGTGTTGAAAAATGGAATCGCTCTGAAGGAACGCCTCAG GTGGCTTATACTTTTGATGCGGGGCCGAATGCAGTTCTGATTGCACGTGATAGAAAGGTCGCTGCAAATTTGCTTCAGAGGCTGCTTTACTACTTTCCTCCACATTCTGATACTGATTTGAACAG TTATGTTATTGGTGACAAGTCAATACTAGGAGATGTTGGGGTCGAGGAGATGAAGGATGTGGAAGCTTTGCCACCTCCTCCTGAAACTAAGGATCAAATTCCAGCTCAAAAGCAGAGAGGTGCTGTTAGTTACTTCATCTGCACAAGACCCGGGAAGGGACCAGTGTTGCTTTCTGATGAAAGTCAAGCCCTCCTCAACCCAGAATCTGGCCTCCCTAAGTAA
- the LOC117928107 gene encoding uncharacterized protein LOC117928107 yields the protein MAGVSRKISAASARSPTRKSHHNTSKLPSGMLKNIILVLLIGLLSWGYQAARPPPPKICGSPGGPAITAHRINLRDGRHLAYKEHGVSKQVAKYKIVFFHGFGSTRHEAIIGTHMSPGSVEELGVYVVSFDRPGYGESDPNPKRTMKSLALDVEELADQLELGPKFYVVGYSMGGQAVWGCLKYIPHRLAGATLIAPVINYWWPGFPANLSKEAYYQQFPQDQWALRVAHYTPWLTYWWNTQKLFPASSVIGGRPQLSRKDMEIIQQMVARPRHLVLQASQQGEFESIHRDMMVGFGSWEFDPLELENPFPNNEGSVHIWQGDEDGLVPVMLQRYIAGKLSWIQYHEVPGAGHLFPIADGMTDVIVKALLLGEK from the exons ATGGCTGGAGTTAGCAGGAAAATATCAGCTGCTTCTGCAAGGTCTCCCACCAGAAAGTCTCATCATAACACCTCTAAGCTCCCTtcag gGATGTTGAAGAATATTATACTGGTCTTGTTGATTGGGTTGTTGTCATGGGGATATCAGGCTGCCCGTCCTCCGCCACCCAAAATCTGTGGTTCCCCAGGCGGGCCAGCCATTACGGCACATAGAATAAATCTGAGGGATGGAAGGCATTTGGCCTACAAGGAACATGGTGTCTCAAAACAAGTGGCCAAATATAAGATTGTATTCTTTCATGGATTTGGCAGCACCAGACATGAAGCGATAATTGGAACACACATGTCGCCG GGAAGTGTTGAAGAACTAGGGGTATACGTTGTATCTTTTGACAGACCAGGCTATGGAGAAAGTGATCCAAATCCGAAGCGAACGATGAAGAGCTTGGCATTGGATGTGGAAGAGCTTGCTGATCAGTTGGAACTTGGACCTAAATTTTATGTAGTAGGGTATTCTATGGGAGGCCAGGCTGTTTGGGGCTGCCTCAAGTACATCCCCCATCG GCTAGCAGGAGCAACATTGATCGCTCCAGTCATAAACTACTGGTGGCCAGGGTTTCCTGCCAATTTATCTAAAGAAGCCTACTACCAACAATTTCCCCAGGACCAGTGGGCACTTCGTGTTGCACACTATACTCCATGGCTCACCTACTGGTGGAACACCCAGAAACTGTTTCCTGCTTCAAGTGTGATTGGCGGAAGGCCTCAACTCTCTCGCAAAGATATGGAAATTATCCAACAGATGGTGGCAAGACCAAGGCACCTG GTGCTTCAGGCAAGTCAGCAAGGAGAATTTGAGTCCATCCACCGTGATATGATGGTCGGATTTGGAAGCTGGGAGTTTGATCCTCTGGAGCTTGAGAACCCTTTTCCTAACAACGAAGGGTCAGTTCATATATGGCAAGGTGATGAAGATGGCCTCGTGCCTGTTATGCTGCAACGGTATATTGCAGGGAAACTTTCATGGATTCAGTACCATGAGGTACCAGGTGCTGGGCACTTGTTTCCTATTGCAGATGGCATGACTGATGTTATAGTAAAGGCACTTTTACTGGGGGAAAAGTAG